The Methylomusa anaerophila genome has a segment encoding these proteins:
- a CDS encoding TetR/AcrR family transcriptional regulator, with the protein MAAFEEMNVRGVKFTMSDLAKRLNVSKTSLYEHFSSKSELVQNILITVIQDIQEQEEAIYNNSELTFAEKIPTLLKVAPTVFGPINNYRLQDDLQLYYPKEFRIVEKFKEERQERFLFLIVQGIENNAIRPINTKVLRQLIVSTTNDLFSYHFLSASNMTAPDALAAMSDIIVNGLLPRKA; encoded by the coding sequence ATGGCGGCATTTGAGGAAATGAATGTTCGTGGCGTCAAGTTTACAATGAGTGATCTTGCCAAACGGCTGAATGTCAGTAAAACATCTTTATACGAACACTTTTCCTCTAAAAGCGAACTGGTTCAAAATATCTTAATTACAGTAATTCAAGATATTCAAGAACAGGAAGAAGCAATCTACAATAATTCTGAATTAACTTTTGCCGAAAAAATACCCACTTTACTCAAAGTAGCACCAACGGTATTTGGCCCTATCAACAATTATCGACTGCAGGATGACCTCCAGCTCTATTATCCCAAAGAATTTCGGATAGTAGAAAAATTTAAAGAAGAACGACAAGAGCGATTTTTATTCCTTATTGTTCAAGGTATCGAAAATAATGCGATCCGGCCCATCAATACAAAAGTACTCCGTCAACTTATTGTCAGCACTACAAATGATTTATTCTCTTACCATTTTCTCTCTGCAAGCAACATGACCGCCCCGGATGCCCTAGCCGCTATGTCAGATATTATTGTCAATGGATTGCTACCAAGAAAAGCCTAG
- a CDS encoding glycogen/starch/alpha-glucan phosphorylase, with protein sequence MLTKDECKTALPKRLLTLTGASLEEASAADKYAALASLVRDYIGQSWVDTTRRYDNQRQKQVYYFSIEFLPGRLLDTNLRNLDIREVWREALAELGIDYTELTNAEQDAGLGNGGLGRLAACFLDSLASLGLPGHGCGIRYTYGLFEQAIVDGMQVEKPDTWLKELNIWEYRKAGKAVLVKFGPPLGGVKAVPYDIPVIGFDNRTVNTLRLWSAEVRDGFNVNYSSFGPDDYRKLLEYKSWVESISQILYPDDRYEEGRQLRLVQEYFLVSAGLQSIVRHIKRKQGPDLSHLADQIAIHINDTHPALAIPELMRILMDEEGLGWDKAWDITTHTISYTNHTVLPEALEKWPVGQIQSLLPRIYEIIHEINERFCAQLWQRYPGDWGRIAAMAVIGDCFVKMAHLAIVGSHSVNGVAELHSQILQSDLFSRFYQHTPQKFNNKTNGITHRRWLLSANPGLAGLITDTIGPGWLQRPNDLEKLLPFAADTAFQQKLAAVKQERKEALANYIFNKYRLALDPHSLFDVQVKRIHAYKRQLLNALRIMELYQRLKANPGLDILPRTFIFAGKAAPGYYLAKKIIQLIVTLSKQINNDTAIQDKLKVIFLENYNVSLAERIIPAADISEQISTAGKEASGTGNMKFMMNGAITVGTLDGANVEIREAVGDENIVIFGLTAGETAACYQTGRCNPLTIYNQDERVRNCVNQLIDGSLPVFGDEFRPLYDYLLHPGGAFLELQDFAAYLEAQTRIDRLFHDNPARWQAAATNIARSGRFSSDRTITEYANGIWHIHP encoded by the coding sequence TTGTTAACCAAAGATGAGTGCAAAACGGCCCTGCCGAAACGGTTGTTAACGCTGACAGGAGCGAGCTTGGAGGAAGCCTCGGCTGCGGACAAATACGCCGCGCTGGCCAGTCTGGTCCGCGATTACATCGGCCAGAGCTGGGTGGATACCACCCGCCGCTATGACAATCAAAGGCAAAAACAAGTGTACTATTTCTCCATTGAATTTTTACCGGGACGCCTGCTGGACACCAATTTACGCAATCTCGACATCCGGGAAGTCTGGCGGGAAGCCCTTGCCGAGCTTGGCATCGACTATACCGAACTGACGAACGCCGAACAGGACGCCGGCCTCGGCAACGGCGGGCTGGGACGGTTGGCCGCCTGCTTTCTCGATTCCCTGGCTTCCCTCGGTCTGCCTGGCCACGGCTGCGGCATCCGCTATACCTACGGCCTGTTTGAACAGGCCATTGTCGACGGCATGCAGGTGGAAAAACCGGATACTTGGCTGAAGGAGCTGAATATCTGGGAATACCGCAAAGCCGGCAAAGCCGTTTTGGTAAAATTCGGTCCGCCGCTGGGGGGTGTCAAGGCCGTCCCTTATGATATCCCGGTCATCGGCTTTGACAACCGGACCGTCAATACCCTGCGCTTATGGAGCGCCGAGGTGCGGGACGGATTCAACGTGAATTATTCCAGCTTCGGTCCTGATGATTACCGCAAACTGCTGGAATATAAAAGCTGGGTGGAATCCATTTCGCAAATTCTGTATCCTGACGACCGTTATGAGGAGGGCCGCCAGCTACGCCTCGTGCAGGAGTATTTTCTGGTTTCGGCCGGGCTGCAAAGCATTGTCCGCCATATCAAGCGCAAGCAGGGCCCTGATCTGTCGCACCTGGCCGACCAGATCGCCATCCATATTAACGACACCCATCCGGCTTTGGCCATTCCCGAACTGATGCGCATTCTCATGGACGAAGAAGGCCTGGGCTGGGACAAGGCCTGGGACATCACAACCCATACCATTTCCTACACCAACCACACCGTCTTGCCGGAAGCTTTGGAAAAATGGCCTGTTGGCCAGATCCAAAGCCTGCTGCCCCGCATCTATGAAATCATCCATGAAATCAACGAACGCTTCTGCGCCCAATTGTGGCAGCGCTACCCCGGCGACTGGGGCCGCATTGCCGCCATGGCCGTCATTGGCGACTGCTTTGTCAAGATGGCTCATCTGGCCATCGTCGGCAGTCACAGCGTCAACGGCGTAGCCGAACTGCACAGCCAAATCCTCCAAAGCGATCTTTTTAGCCGGTTTTATCAGCATACACCGCAGAAATTCAACAACAAAACCAATGGTATTACCCACCGCCGCTGGCTGCTTTCCGCCAATCCCGGCCTGGCCGGATTAATCACCGATACCATCGGTCCCGGCTGGCTGCAACGGCCCAATGATTTGGAAAAGCTGCTGCCCTTTGCCGCGGACACCGCCTTCCAGCAAAAACTGGCGGCTGTGAAACAGGAGCGGAAAGAAGCCCTGGCCAACTATATTTTTAACAAGTACCGTCTGGCCCTTGACCCTCATTCCCTGTTCGACGTACAGGTCAAACGCATCCACGCCTACAAACGCCAGCTCCTAAACGCGCTGCGGATTATGGAACTCTACCAGCGGTTAAAGGCCAATCCCGGTCTGGACATTCTGCCCCGCACCTTTATCTTTGCCGGCAAAGCGGCGCCCGGTTACTACCTGGCCAAAAAAATAATCCAGCTGATCGTTACCCTGTCCAAACAAATCAACAACGATACCGCCATTCAGGATAAGCTCAAAGTGATATTTCTGGAAAACTACAATGTGTCGTTGGCCGAACGGATTATTCCCGCCGCCGATATCAGCGAGCAGATTTCCACCGCCGGCAAGGAAGCCTCCGGCACCGGCAATATGAAATTCATGATGAACGGCGCGATAACGGTCGGCACCCTGGACGGCGCCAATGTGGAAATCCGGGAAGCCGTAGGCGATGAGAACATTGTCATCTTCGGCCTCACCGCCGGGGAGACGGCGGCCTGCTATCAAACGGGCCGCTGCAATCCCTTAACCATCTATAACCAGGACGAACGGGTGAGAAATTGTGTAAATCAACTCATTGACGGCAGCCTGCCCGTCTTTGGCGACGAATTCCGGCCGCTGTACGACTATTTGCTGCATCCGGGCGGCGCCTTTCTCGAACTGCAGGACTTCGCCGCCTACCTGGAAGCGCAGACCAGGATTGACCGCCTGTTCCACGACAACCCCGCCCGCTGGCAGGCGGCGGCCACGAACATTGCCCGTTCCGGCCGGTTCTCCAGCGACCGCACCATTACCGAATATGCCAACGGCATTTGGCATATCCATCCGTAA
- the glgA gene encoding glycogen synthase GlgA produces MITKKSIYFVYKNKKKAQVIPMKPVLFLATESFPFVKSGGMGDVIGSLPRELRRQGVEARVILPKFSAIPPSLAQAMTPLSSFDVKLGWRKQPCRLWRLEYDGVIFYFVDNDYYFNRQGLYGWPDDAERFAYFCRAVLEALPHLDFAPHILHCHDWHTAILPLLLKAGYAGLASYSRLKTVLTIHNIEYQGCFDRSVLTDLLELDNTYYFTSDRLEFYGTVSYLKAGIVFADALTTVSPSYAWEITTPEGGRGLDGILRERQADLTGIVNGIDYDTYNPGGDPLIDTPYTWQSVQHKQQNKTKLQELSGLPVQPDIPLMSMVSRLVPAKGLDILLESLPVMMDYNAQWVIMSTGEERYETLLRAIAHQYPDRLYVQTYFDEGMAHRIYAGSDLYLQPSLSEPCGTSQLVAMRYGSVPLVRATGGLKDTVIPFNEATGAGTGFVFDSANSREFLAALRQAVILYHHRETWHSLVKNAMKSDHSWRRSVDGYLAVYRRLQS; encoded by the coding sequence ATGATTACTAAAAAATCCATATATTTCGTATATAAAAATAAAAAGAAAGCGCAGGTGATTCCAATGAAACCGGTTCTCTTCCTGGCGACAGAAAGCTTTCCCTTTGTCAAGTCCGGCGGTATGGGCGATGTAATTGGTTCGTTGCCCCGGGAACTCAGGCGGCAGGGCGTGGAAGCGCGGGTCATTCTTCCTAAGTTCAGCGCCATCCCGCCGTCTTTAGCGCAGGCAATGACGCCGCTCTCAAGCTTTGACGTCAAACTTGGCTGGCGCAAACAGCCCTGCCGCCTCTGGCGCCTTGAATACGACGGCGTGATCTTTTATTTCGTGGACAACGACTACTATTTTAACCGTCAGGGGCTCTATGGCTGGCCGGATGACGCCGAACGGTTCGCCTACTTTTGCCGGGCGGTCCTGGAAGCGCTGCCCCATCTTGACTTTGCGCCGCACATTTTGCATTGCCACGACTGGCACACCGCCATCCTGCCGCTGCTGCTGAAGGCCGGTTACGCCGGTCTGGCCTCCTATTCCCGGCTGAAAACGGTGCTAACCATCCACAACATCGAGTACCAGGGCTGCTTTGACCGCTCCGTGTTGACCGATCTGCTGGAACTGGATAACACTTACTACTTCACCAGCGACCGACTGGAGTTCTACGGCACCGTTAGTTATTTGAAGGCCGGCATTGTCTTTGCCGACGCCCTGACGACCGTCAGTCCCAGCTATGCCTGGGAAATCACCACCCCCGAAGGCGGCCGGGGCCTGGACGGCATCCTCAGAGAGCGGCAGGCCGACCTGACCGGCATCGTAAACGGCATTGATTATGACACCTACAACCCCGGCGGCGATCCGCTGATTGACACGCCCTACACCTGGCAGTCCGTGCAACACAAACAGCAGAATAAAACGAAGCTGCAAGAATTGTCCGGCCTGCCGGTCCAGCCGGACATTCCCCTCATGAGCATGGTATCCCGCCTGGTTCCGGCCAAAGGTCTGGATATTCTGCTGGAATCCCTTCCCGTTATGATGGATTATAACGCGCAATGGGTCATCATGAGCACTGGCGAGGAACGCTATGAAACGCTGCTCCGGGCAATCGCTCACCAGTACCCCGACCGGCTGTACGTCCAAACCTACTTTGATGAAGGTATGGCCCACCGGATTTATGCCGGCAGCGACCTCTATCTCCAGCCGTCCTTATCGGAACCGTGCGGCACCAGCCAGTTAGTAGCCATGCGGTATGGCAGCGTGCCCCTGGTCCGCGCCACCGGCGGCCTGAAAGATACGGTCATTCCCTTTAATGAAGCGACCGGCGCCGGCACCGGCTTTGTTTTTGACAGCGCCAATTCCAGGGAATTCTTAGCGGCCCTGCGGCAGGCCGTCATCCTTTATCATCACAGGGAAACCTGGCACAGCCTAGTCAAAAACGCGATGAAGTCCGATCACAGCTGGCGGCGTTCGGTGGACGGCTATCTGGCCGTCTACCGCCGCCTGCAGTCATAA
- a CDS encoding efflux RND transporter permease subunit, producing MNLSEWALNHKQLMYFFIAVTIIAGFFSYQNLGRMEDPDFIIKQMIVSVSWPGATARQVEEQVTDKIEKKLQDTPGLDYIKSYSRPGQSLIYVTLKESIPAKDVRPTWLEVRNMVNDIKGTLPDGVAGPFFNDRFDDVFGCIYALTGDGYSFEEMREKGEKIRRILLGVPNVRKVDLIGVQTEKIYIEMENSKLSQLGIDPGLITSTIQAQNAMAAAGMLETATDNVYLRVSGMFEDPDAIRNLPIRSNDRTFRLGDIAKVIRSYAQPEDPAFYYNGHPAIGLQLSMEKGGNILTLGKHLDSAIQQIQTELPFGLEIHQVANQPKVVESSINEFIESLAEAIIIVLIVSFISLGVRSGLVVALAIPLVIAAVFVGMEILGVDLQKISLGALIIALGLLVDDAMIAIEMMVVKLELGWDRFRAASYAYTVTAFPMLTGTLITCAGFIPVGFSKGNASEMTGSIFAVVTLALLISWIVAATVTPLFGYALVKVKPAGNEHDHNINIYDTKFYRKFKRLLVWCLQHRTIVLGVTAVCFVASIPLLGLVKKEFFPPSTRPELIVDLTLPEGSSLKATEAVAKDFAGRLKDDPTIVNYSYYVGKGAPRFVLPFDPAFNKSNFAEFVIVAKDIDTRIALAGKIDQLLKTDFDNVLGNIKILQTGPPSAYPVMLRVSGYDHEKVREIAETVRSTMVANPDLLNINLDWNEKNKVMHLTIDQDKARLLGLNTQTLANSLQAQLSGTPIAQFREKDKTVDMVFRISPADRNNLANIQNMNIHIGNGKFVPLDQIAKISYDAEEGLIWRRNLKPTITVQANAAPGITGNDATTQTYAALQDLRASLPPGYSIDIGGPTENSANSSKALLGLVPVMILIIITLLMLQLQSIPKMILTLLTAPLGLIGVSTGLLLTGKAMGFVVQLGILALSGIIIRNSVILIDQIDLQLKAGDSTWNAIINATIHRFRPIMLTAAAAVLAMIPLVFSVFWGPMAVAIAAGLIVATLLTLLVFPTMYAAWYKAQPDQPANSPVEAPVTMD from the coding sequence ATGAATCTTAGCGAATGGGCTCTGAATCATAAACAGCTCATGTACTTTTTTATTGCAGTCACGATAATCGCCGGTTTTTTTTCTTATCAAAACCTGGGGCGCATGGAAGATCCTGACTTCATCATCAAGCAAATGATCGTCAGCGTTTCGTGGCCCGGGGCCACGGCACGGCAGGTAGAAGAACAAGTCACCGATAAAATCGAAAAAAAGCTGCAGGACACACCCGGACTCGACTATATCAAAAGCTACTCCCGCCCGGGGCAGTCCCTCATCTATGTTACCTTAAAAGAAAGTATTCCCGCCAAAGACGTCCGGCCAACCTGGCTGGAAGTCCGCAATATGGTTAACGACATAAAAGGCACCTTGCCGGACGGGGTGGCCGGCCCTTTTTTCAATGACCGTTTTGACGATGTATTCGGCTGCATTTACGCCTTGACCGGTGATGGCTATTCTTTTGAAGAAATGCGGGAAAAAGGGGAAAAAATCCGCCGCATTCTCCTGGGAGTGCCGAATGTAAGAAAAGTCGATCTGATCGGTGTGCAAACCGAGAAAATTTATATCGAAATGGAAAACAGCAAACTGTCGCAGCTGGGCATTGACCCCGGCCTCATCACTTCCACCATTCAGGCCCAAAATGCCATGGCCGCTGCCGGCATGCTGGAAACGGCAACCGATAATGTGTACCTGCGGGTCAGCGGTATGTTTGAAGATCCGGACGCCATTCGCAACCTGCCCATCCGGAGCAACGACCGTACCTTCCGTTTGGGGGACATTGCCAAAGTTATCCGCAGCTATGCCCAGCCGGAAGACCCAGCCTTTTACTACAACGGTCATCCGGCTATCGGCTTGCAGCTATCCATGGAAAAAGGCGGCAACATTCTAACCCTTGGCAAACATTTGGACTCAGCCATCCAGCAAATTCAAACGGAGCTGCCTTTTGGCCTGGAAATTCATCAGGTGGCGAATCAACCGAAAGTGGTGGAAAGTTCGATTAACGAATTTATCGAATCGCTGGCGGAAGCCATTATCATTGTGTTAATCGTCAGCTTTATCAGCCTGGGGGTGCGTTCCGGCCTGGTGGTTGCTCTTGCCATCCCGCTGGTGATTGCCGCCGTTTTCGTGGGCATGGAAATCCTGGGTGTCGACCTGCAGAAAATTTCATTGGGAGCCCTTATCATCGCCCTGGGATTACTGGTGGATGATGCGATGATCGCTATCGAAATGATGGTCGTCAAACTGGAGCTGGGCTGGGACCGGTTTCGCGCTGCCAGTTATGCCTATACGGTAACTGCTTTTCCCATGCTCACCGGCACATTAATCACTTGCGCGGGCTTCATTCCTGTCGGTTTTTCCAAAGGCAATGCATCGGAAATGACCGGAAGTATTTTTGCCGTGGTCACACTGGCCTTGCTCATATCCTGGATTGTAGCCGCAACAGTAACCCCGTTATTCGGTTATGCTTTAGTCAAAGTCAAGCCGGCCGGCAACGAACACGACCATAATATCAATATCTACGATACAAAATTTTATCGCAAATTCAAAAGACTGCTGGTCTGGTGCCTGCAGCACCGGACAATCGTACTCGGGGTAACAGCGGTTTGCTTTGTTGCCTCCATACCATTATTGGGACTGGTTAAGAAGGAGTTCTTTCCGCCCTCAACCCGCCCGGAGCTCATTGTTGATCTTACCCTCCCGGAAGGCTCTTCCCTGAAGGCAACGGAAGCGGTCGCCAAAGATTTTGCCGGCCGCCTTAAGGACGATCCCACGATTGTCAACTACAGCTACTATGTGGGAAAAGGCGCTCCCCGTTTTGTCCTGCCTTTTGATCCCGCCTTCAATAAAAGCAACTTTGCCGAGTTTGTCATTGTCGCCAAGGACATAGATACCCGCATCGCGCTGGCCGGCAAAATCGATCAGTTGCTTAAAACAGACTTTGACAATGTACTGGGAAATATTAAAATCCTGCAAACGGGTCCCCCCAGCGCCTATCCCGTCATGCTCAGGGTCAGCGGTTATGACCATGAAAAGGTTCGCGAAATTGCCGAAACAGTACGTAGCACCATGGTCGCCAATCCGGATCTCCTGAATATTAATCTGGATTGGAATGAGAAAAACAAAGTCATGCATCTGACCATCGATCAGGATAAGGCCCGCTTGCTCGGTCTGAATACCCAGACACTGGCTAACTCCCTGCAGGCCCAGCTTTCGGGAACCCCAATTGCCCAATTCCGGGAAAAGGACAAAACCGTGGACATGGTGTTTCGCATTTCTCCTGCCGACCGGAACAATCTTGCCAATATACAAAACATGAATATTCATATCGGCAACGGCAAATTTGTACCGCTTGACCAAATTGCCAAGATTAGCTATGATGCGGAAGAGGGGCTCATCTGGCGGCGCAACTTAAAACCGACGATTACCGTACAGGCCAATGCGGCTCCCGGCATTACCGGTAATGATGCAACTACTCAGACATATGCTGCCCTTCAGGATTTACGCGCCAGCCTGCCGCCCGGCTACAGCATCGACATCGGCGGACCGACGGAAAACAGTGCCAATAGTTCAAAAGCATTACTTGGTCTCGTACCGGTTATGATTTTAATCATCATCACGCTCCTGATGCTGCAACTGCAAAGTATTCCCAAAATGATCCTTACCCTTTTAACCGCTCCCCTTGGCCTGATCGGTGTCAGCACCGGATTATTATTAACCGGAAAAGCCATGGGATTTGTGGTGCAACTGGGCATTTTGGCTTTGTCCGGCATCATTATCCGTAACTCAGTGATTTTAATTGATCAAATTGATTTGCAGTTAAAAGCCGGCGACTCTACCTGGAACGCCATTATCAACGCGACAATTCACCGTTTCCGCCCCATCATGCTGACGGCGGCAGCCGCAGTGCTGGCTATGATCCCATTGGTTTTCAGTGTTTTCTGGGGACCAATGGCTGTGGCAATTGCCGCCGGCCTGATTGTGGCAACGCTTCTGACCCTGCTGGTTTTTCCCACCATGTATGCAGCCTGGTATAAAGCCCAGCCGGATCAACCCGCAAACAGCCCTGTAGAAGCCCCGGTCACTATGGATTAG
- a CDS encoding efflux RND transporter periplasmic adaptor subunit, translating into MRKPSTKKLYYIAAVIIILSAAAGMLWQHAARPQPVVQDAPQVRVAVIEPDSTSKFYSYAGEVRGRYESQLAFQVNGKIIKRNVDLGSPVNPGDVLMVIDPKDLTQAASSSSAQVYSTQSQLRLAASNLERYRQLYEQGAISRAQYDQYVTAYDSAAAAVQQASAQYAQTANQVDYSQLYADAAGVVSAISVEAGQVVSAGQTVVTVVRDGEREVEINVPENRLNELRQATQIKITFWALPDVSVDGSIREIAPMADKISRTYKVRISLLEPPPAMKLGMTASVAVAKSTPDSVSFYIPLTAVFQNGQTPSVWLVADNTVHLQPIKTGSFMDDKIEVSEGLQPGDIIVTAGVHKLREGQKVTVTGEKR; encoded by the coding sequence ATGCGAAAACCCAGCACCAAAAAACTATATTACATAGCCGCAGTTATAATCATCTTATCAGCCGCAGCCGGAATGCTGTGGCAACATGCCGCCCGCCCCCAGCCCGTTGTCCAGGACGCACCTCAGGTCCGCGTTGCTGTCATCGAGCCCGACAGTACATCCAAATTCTATTCCTACGCCGGGGAAGTGCGGGGCCGGTATGAAAGCCAGCTGGCCTTTCAGGTAAACGGCAAAATTATCAAACGCAACGTTGATCTGGGCAGTCCTGTAAACCCCGGCGATGTACTCATGGTCATTGACCCCAAAGACCTGACCCAGGCAGCCAGCAGTTCTTCCGCCCAGGTCTATTCCACCCAGTCCCAGTTGCGCCTGGCGGCGAGCAATCTGGAACGGTACCGTCAATTATATGAACAAGGGGCCATCAGCCGGGCTCAGTATGACCAATACGTAACGGCGTACGACTCTGCTGCCGCCGCTGTTCAACAGGCTTCGGCGCAGTATGCTCAGACAGCAAATCAAGTGGATTACAGCCAGCTCTATGCCGATGCCGCCGGTGTGGTTTCGGCAATCAGCGTGGAAGCCGGACAGGTGGTAAGCGCCGGACAAACGGTTGTTACCGTCGTTCGCGACGGCGAACGGGAAGTTGAAATCAACGTTCCCGAAAACCGTCTCAATGAGTTACGCCAGGCAACACAAATCAAAATAACCTTTTGGGCCCTGCCGGACGTTTCTGTGGACGGCAGCATCCGGGAAATTGCCCCTATGGCTGATAAAATATCCCGTACTTACAAAGTACGCATCAGCCTGCTTGAGCCGCCGCCGGCAATGAAACTGGGCATGACGGCATCGGTGGCTGTGGCAAAAAGTACGCCGGACAGCGTCTCTTTCTATATTCCGCTTACGGCAGTCTTCCAGAACGGGCAAACTCCGTCCGTATGGCTCGTTGCCGATAATACGGTGCACTTACAGCCGATCAAAACAGGCTCCTTTATGGATGACAAAATCGAAGTCAGCGAGGGCCTCCAGCCCGGCGACATCATTGTGACAGCCGGCGTACACAAACTGCGGGAAGGGCAAAAGGTTACTGTAACCGGTGAAAAGCGATGA
- a CDS encoding TetR/AcrR family transcriptional regulator produces the protein MKHKYLTGLDTADRIMEAAIPLFADKGFAGVSVRELLDAANIGNVGALSYYFNGKEGLYTAILKKQFARNLALAASIGSMQDSPVQKLKRAIQAIAAVHQRSPYTLKLIFNEINNPTCCFEAIKEPIERLQFFLQSIIQEGVSQGYFRPDTDPGCVALAIYGMIQLAFLNPNFSGNLLPNRDDKYDYYIAHISDYLLQGLLIADV, from the coding sequence TTGAAGCATAAATATCTTACCGGACTTGATACAGCTGACCGGATCATGGAAGCCGCCATTCCGCTTTTCGCCGACAAGGGCTTTGCCGGCGTCTCCGTCCGCGAGTTGCTTGACGCTGCAAATATCGGCAATGTCGGCGCGCTTTCCTACTATTTTAACGGCAAAGAAGGACTGTATACCGCCATATTAAAGAAACAATTTGCAAGAAACCTGGCACTGGCCGCTTCTATAGGCAGCATGCAGGACTCCCCTGTACAAAAGTTAAAGCGTGCCATTCAGGCGATTGCCGCCGTGCACCAACGCTCGCCTTATACCCTTAAGCTTATTTTCAATGAAATAAATAACCCCACCTGCTGCTTTGAAGCCATCAAAGAACCCATCGAACGACTGCAATTTTTCCTGCAGTCTATCATCCAGGAAGGAGTTTCCCAGGGATATTTTCGTCCGGATACCGATCCCGGCTGCGTTGCCCTGGCCATCTACGGCATGATCCAGCTTGCCTTCCTTAACCCGAACTTTTCCGGTAACCTACTTCCCAACCGGGATGACAAATACGATTACTATATTGCCCATATCAGCGATTATCTGCTGCAGGGACTTCTGATTGCCGACGTATAA
- a CDS encoding DNA alkylation repair protein — protein sequence MAVKSAELLKNIYTENFLLGFGKKVLAVYGIFDTAAFIASVMNETWEELPLKARTRRISERLGTFLPSRYETALDILLAIADTCVGFPYLFFPDFVAVYGRAEKHWELSMTALENFTQKSSSEFAIRPFILSNPERAMGQMTLWAEHPNEHIRRLASEGCRPRLPWGEALPMFKKNPEPVLSILELLKADPSLYVRKSVANNLNDIAKDNPSLVLETVRRWIGKNPGTDWIIRQGCRTLIRRANPEAMKLFGYTSPTDEFRFITRASLSAQPVVLTLGESCELQYSLEIREGEPVHIRIEYGIDFIKARGQTSRKSFLLSDKTVAGGSNIAGTRTHNWSDMTTRRHYPGNHRIVLLVNGQEVAYTVLKLKIPQVLD from the coding sequence GTGGCGGTGAAGTCGGCGGAATTATTGAAAAACATCTATACCGAAAATTTCTTGTTGGGCTTTGGCAAGAAGGTCCTGGCTGTTTATGGCATTTTTGATACTGCGGCATTTATTGCTTCTGTTATGAATGAAACCTGGGAGGAGCTTCCCCTTAAAGCACGGACGCGGCGAATTTCCGAAAGGCTGGGGACTTTTTTGCCAAGCCGTTACGAAACCGCACTGGACATTTTATTGGCAATTGCCGATACCTGTGTAGGTTTTCCCTATCTGTTCTTTCCGGATTTTGTGGCCGTATACGGCCGGGCGGAAAAGCATTGGGAACTTTCCATGACCGCGCTGGAGAACTTTACCCAGAAATCATCCTCGGAATTTGCTATTAGGCCGTTTATCCTATCCAATCCGGAACGGGCAATGGGCCAAATGACCCTATGGGCGGAGCATCCGAATGAGCATATCCGGCGGTTGGCCAGCGAGGGATGCCGGCCCCGGCTTCCCTGGGGAGAAGCGCTGCCTATGTTTAAGAAGAATCCTGAACCGGTATTGTCCATTTTAGAACTTTTAAAAGCAGATCCCTCGCTGTATGTGCGCAAAAGTGTTGCCAACAACCTCAACGATATTGCCAAAGATAATCCTTCGCTTGTACTGGAAACGGTACGTCGCTGGATAGGTAAAAACCCCGGCACGGACTGGATTATACGGCAGGGTTGCCGCACATTGATCCGCAGAGCAAATCCCGAAGCTATGAAACTATTCGGTTACACGAGTCCAACAGATGAATTCCGGTTTATCACTCGCGCTTCCTTATCGGCACAACCCGTTGTGCTAACACTGGGCGAAAGCTGTGAGCTTCAATACAGCCTGGAAATACGGGAGGGCGAACCGGTGCATATTCGTATTGAATATGGGATCGATTTCATTAAGGCAAGGGGACAGACATCGCGTAAATCATTCCTGTTGTCTGATAAAACAGTAGCCGGCGGTAGCAATATTGCCGGGACACGGACTCATAACTGGTCGGATATGACAACTCGCCGGCATTATCCCGGGAACCATCGGATTGTGCTTTTAGTCAACGGGCAAGAAGTCGCTTATACAGTACTGAAACTCAAAATCCCACAAGTATTAGATTGA
- a CDS encoding Dabb family protein yields the protein MITNTQMLKFKDRSSETIAKARDVLLSMQGKIEFLRDLKVEANIRQGASSYDLLMSAQYDSLEDLEAYIIHPVHVEVAKYIASVLESSAVVCYES from the coding sequence ATGATTACGAATACGCAAATGCTTAAATTTAAGGATAGGAGTAGTGAAACTATCGCCAAGGCGCGGGATGTGCTGCTTAGTATGCAGGGAAAAATTGAATTTTTGCGGGATTTGAAAGTGGAAGCCAATATACGCCAGGGGGCATCGTCCTATGACCTCCTGATGAGCGCCCAATATGATTCACTGGAAGATTTAGAGGCTTATATTATTCATCCCGTTCATGTCGAAGTCGCCAAATACATCGCAAGTGTACTGGAAAGCAGCGCTGTCGTATGTTACGAATCTTAA